The Rhodopseudomonas palustris genome window below encodes:
- a CDS encoding SDR family oxidoreductase, with translation MFHNLFSLEGRVAVVTGGSRGIGKMIASGFLAYGAARVYITARKAAACDATAAELSEQHAGECIALPIDISTMTGIDMLAGEIKKREPKLDILVNNAGAAWAADFDEFPESGWDKVMDLNVKTPFFLTKALHAPLRAAATAERPGKVINIASIDGIFVNPLETYPYAASKAGLIHLTRRMAVRLIKDHIVVTAIAPGPFASDMNKAARDEADAVAKRVPSGRIGTDEDMAGTAIYLASRAGDYVVGTTIAVDGGVAYANPGIKGDGWA, from the coding sequence ATGTTCCACAATCTGTTTTCGCTGGAAGGCCGCGTCGCCGTCGTGACCGGCGGCTCGCGCGGCATCGGCAAGATGATCGCCTCGGGCTTTCTCGCTTACGGCGCGGCGCGGGTCTACATCACCGCGCGCAAGGCCGCGGCCTGCGACGCCACCGCGGCGGAACTGAGCGAACAGCATGCCGGCGAATGCATCGCGCTGCCGATCGACATCTCGACCATGACGGGCATCGACATGCTGGCCGGCGAGATCAAGAAGCGCGAGCCGAAGCTCGACATTCTGGTCAACAATGCCGGCGCCGCCTGGGCGGCGGATTTCGACGAATTCCCGGAGAGCGGCTGGGACAAGGTGATGGACCTCAACGTCAAGACGCCGTTCTTCCTGACCAAGGCGCTGCACGCGCCGCTGCGCGCCGCCGCCACCGCGGAGCGCCCCGGCAAGGTCATCAACATCGCCTCGATCGACGGCATCTTCGTCAACCCGCTCGAGACCTATCCGTATGCGGCGTCGAAAGCCGGGCTGATCCATCTGACGCGGCGGATGGCGGTGCGGCTGATCAAGGACCACATCGTGGTCACGGCGATCGCGCCGGGGCCGTTCGCGTCGGACATGAACAAGGCGGCGCGCGACGAAGCCGACGCGGTGGCCAAGCGCGTGCCGTCCGGCCGGATCGGCACCGACGAGGACATGGCCGGCACCGCGATCTATCTCGCCTCGCGCGCCGGCGACTACGTCGTCGGCACCACCATCGCGGTCGACGGCGGCGTCGCCTACGCCAACCCGGGCATCAAAGGCGACGGCTGGGCGTAG
- the ggt gene encoding gamma-glutamyltransferase, with translation MAMLRRKAVTALVVIVALVVTPLATSAQDMRGGAARSPGAASAVVAQHGMVVAQERLSAEIGAQFLARGGNAIDAAVATGFAMAVTYPRAGNLGGGGFMLIHAAKTNEDIAIDYRETAPQAATREMFLTDGKPDPDKSRRSALGIGVPGTVAGLALALEKYGSGKFSLAEIVQPAIALARDGVPVADDTADTLPDWHPWLSRWPSTRKIFARPDGSPLREGDRLVQPDLAATLQAIADHGPDGFYRGEVADKLARGIRDAGGIVTTDDLANYQAVVRAPVRGTYRGYDIVAMPQPSSGGVVLIETLNILEGYPMPSLAQGSAPSLHLLIEAMKRAYADRARYLGDPAYVDAPLSTLLSKDYAAKLRAGIDADRATAATQALPQPKEGENTTHYSVADDQGNAVSNTYTLNFSYGVGLVADGTGVLLNNELDDFTAAPGASNAYGLVGFGANLPAPGKRPLSSMSPTIVLKDGKPVLVTGSPGGSRIISAVLQVIVDVLDYRMNVAAAVGAPRLHHQWMPDEVRVEHGFPDATLNALRAMGHRIATPLGQTSANSIVIDAGGFHGAPDPRTRGATAAGN, from the coding sequence ATGGCGATGCTTCGTCGCAAGGCTGTGACAGCGCTGGTCGTGATCGTCGCGCTGGTCGTGACGCCGCTCGCGACATCGGCGCAGGACATGCGCGGCGGCGCGGCGCGGTCCCCGGGCGCTGCGTCCGCCGTGGTCGCGCAACACGGCATGGTGGTGGCGCAGGAGCGGCTCTCGGCCGAGATCGGCGCGCAGTTTCTCGCCCGCGGCGGCAACGCGATCGATGCCGCCGTGGCGACCGGCTTTGCGATGGCGGTGACCTATCCGCGCGCCGGCAATCTCGGCGGCGGCGGTTTCATGCTGATCCACGCCGCCAAGACCAACGAAGACATCGCGATCGACTATCGCGAGACCGCGCCGCAGGCCGCAACCCGCGAGATGTTCCTCACCGACGGCAAACCCGATCCGGACAAGTCGCGCCGATCGGCGCTCGGCATCGGCGTCCCCGGCACGGTCGCCGGACTGGCGCTGGCGCTCGAAAAATATGGCTCCGGCAAGTTCTCGCTGGCCGAGATCGTGCAGCCGGCGATCGCATTGGCCCGCGACGGCGTCCCCGTCGCCGACGACACCGCCGACACGCTGCCGGACTGGCATCCATGGCTGTCGCGCTGGCCATCGACGCGCAAGATCTTCGCCCGCCCCGACGGCTCGCCGCTGCGCGAGGGCGACCGGCTGGTGCAGCCCGACCTCGCCGCGACGCTGCAGGCGATCGCGGATCACGGCCCCGACGGCTTCTATCGCGGCGAGGTCGCCGACAAACTGGCGCGCGGCATTCGGGACGCCGGCGGAATCGTCACCACGGACGATCTCGCGAACTATCAGGCGGTCGTCCGCGCGCCGGTGCGCGGGACTTATCGCGGCTACGACATCGTGGCGATGCCGCAGCCGTCGTCGGGCGGCGTGGTGCTGATCGAGACGCTGAACATCCTCGAGGGCTATCCGATGCCGTCGCTGGCGCAGGGCAGCGCGCCGTCGCTGCATCTGCTGATCGAGGCGATGAAGCGCGCCTATGCGGATCGCGCCCGCTATCTCGGCGATCCGGCCTATGTCGACGCGCCGCTGTCGACGCTGCTGTCGAAGGACTATGCGGCGAAGCTGCGCGCCGGCATCGACGCCGACCGGGCGACCGCCGCGACGCAGGCGCTGCCGCAGCCGAAGGAGGGCGAGAACACCACGCATTATTCGGTGGCCGACGATCAGGGCAACGCGGTGAGCAACACCTATACGCTGAACTTTTCCTATGGCGTCGGGCTGGTCGCCGACGGCACCGGCGTGCTGCTCAACAACGAACTCGACGATTTCACCGCCGCGCCGGGCGCATCGAACGCCTACGGGCTGGTCGGCTTCGGCGCCAATCTGCCGGCGCCGGGCAAGCGGCCGCTGTCGTCGATGTCGCCCACCATCGTGCTGAAGGACGGCAAACCGGTGCTGGTCACCGGCTCGCCGGGCGGCAGCCGGATCATCTCGGCCGTGCTGCAGGTGATCGTCGATGTGCTCGACTATCGCATGAACGTCGCCGCCGCCGTCGGCGCGCCGCGGCTGCATCATCAATGGATGCCGGACGAAGTCCGCGTCGAGCACGGCTTTCCGGACGCGACGCTGAATGCGTTGCGCGCGATGGGCCACCGCATCGCCACCCCGCTCGGCCAGACCTCGGCGAACAGCATCGTCATCGATGCGGGGGGCTTCCACGGCGCTCCCGACCCCCGCACCCGCGGCGCGACGGCGGCGGGCAACTAG
- a CDS encoding MFS transporter: MTSSIGSHLSRDTVPRTYPSRAAVGGWILFDWAAQPYFTLITTFIFAPYFATYVAPDPATGQSLWGFATAASGLLIALASPILGAVADASGRRKPWIAVFGAMLVIGSSLMWFGRPGDADVILPLLIAYAIATIGVEFATVFNNAMMPNLVPPEKIGRLSGTGWATGYIGGILSLILVLGFLAANPQTGKTLIGVTPLFGLDAASHEGDRITGPLTGLWFMVFVLPMFLLTPDFPAKLSVKAAVREGLRELGETLRDLPQRRSLASFLLANMIYTDGLVSLFAFGGIYATGTFGWGTIQIGSFGVILAIAATFGAFIGGRLDDALGSKRVIAGSIVLLLIAICGILLIDPSHILFVEVTPPQPGAALFAAPAERAYLLLGCLIGIAGGPLQAASRTLLIRIAPRDRIAQYFGLFALTGKVTSFIGPLLIATVTAITASQKAGMAVLVLFFVGGLALLTRVRN, from the coding sequence ATGACGTCATCGATCGGCTCGCACCTCTCGCGGGACACTGTGCCGCGGACCTATCCGTCGCGCGCCGCGGTCGGCGGCTGGATCCTGTTCGACTGGGCGGCGCAGCCCTATTTCACGCTGATCACCACCTTCATCTTCGCGCCCTATTTCGCCACCTACGTCGCGCCCGACCCGGCCACCGGGCAATCGCTGTGGGGCTTCGCGACGGCGGCGAGTGGGCTGTTGATCGCTCTGGCCTCGCCGATCCTCGGCGCGGTCGCCGATGCGAGCGGCCGGCGCAAGCCGTGGATCGCGGTGTTCGGCGCGATGCTGGTGATTGGTTCGTCACTGATGTGGTTCGGACGGCCGGGCGATGCCGACGTGATCCTGCCGCTGCTGATCGCCTACGCGATCGCGACCATCGGGGTCGAATTCGCCACCGTGTTCAACAATGCGATGATGCCGAATCTGGTGCCGCCGGAGAAGATCGGACGGCTCTCCGGCACCGGCTGGGCCACCGGCTATATCGGCGGCATTCTCTCGCTGATTCTCGTGCTCGGCTTCCTCGCCGCCAATCCGCAGACCGGCAAGACCCTGATCGGCGTCACGCCGCTGTTCGGGCTCGACGCGGCGAGCCACGAGGGCGACCGCATCACCGGCCCGCTCACCGGGCTGTGGTTCATGGTGTTCGTGCTGCCGATGTTTCTGCTGACGCCGGATTTTCCCGCCAAGCTGTCGGTGAAGGCGGCGGTGCGCGAGGGCCTGCGCGAATTGGGTGAGACGCTGCGCGACCTGCCGCAGCGGCGCTCGCTCGCCTCCTTCCTGCTCGCCAACATGATCTACACCGACGGCCTGGTCTCGCTGTTCGCGTTCGGCGGCATCTACGCCACCGGCACGTTCGGCTGGGGCACCATCCAGATCGGCAGCTTCGGCGTGATTCTCGCGATCGCCGCGACCTTCGGCGCCTTCATCGGCGGCCGGCTCGACGACGCGCTCGGATCGAAACGCGTGATCGCCGGATCCATCGTGCTGCTGCTGATCGCGATCTGCGGCATCCTGCTGATCGACCCGTCGCACATCCTGTTCGTCGAGGTGACGCCGCCGCAACCCGGCGCCGCGCTGTTCGCCGCACCCGCCGAGCGTGCTTATCTGCTGCTCGGCTGCCTGATCGGGATCGCCGGCGGGCCGTTGCAGGCGGCATCGCGCACGCTGCTGATCCGGATCGCCCCGCGCGACCGCATCGCGCAATATTTCGGCCTGTTCGCGCTGACCGGCAAAGTCACGTCGTTCATCGGCCCCTTGCTGATCGCCACCGTCACCGCCATCACCGCCAGCCAGAAGGCCGGCATGGCGGTGCTGGTGCTGTTCTTCGTCGGCGGCCTGGCGCTGCTGACGAGGGTGCGGAATTAG
- the purH gene encoding bifunctional phosphoribosylaminoimidazolecarboxamide formyltransferase/IMP cyclohydrolase yields MTDLPRRVTRALLSVSDKSGLIDFARALAGHGVELVSTGGTAKAIAAAGLPVKDVSEITGFPEMMDGRVKTLHPKVHGGLLAVRDNDEHKQAMAAHGIAQIDLLVVNLYPFEATVDKGGSYEDCIENIDIGGPAMIRAAAKNHDDVAVIVESSDYQTVLDELAANDGATSHGLRKRLAAKAYARTATYDAAISNWFAQQLKTDAPDFRAVGGRLIQSLRYGENPHQNAAFYATPEKRPGVATARQVQGKELSYNNINDTDAAYECVGEFDAKRTAACVIVKHANPCGVAEGSSLLDAYRKALACDSTSAFGGIVALNRTLDAEAARAIVEIFTEVIIAPEATEEAIAIVAAKKNLRLLLAGSLPNPRAAGLTYKSVSGGLLVQSRDNAVVDDMALKAVTKRQPTEAELRDLKFAFRVAKHVKSNTIIYAKDLATVGIGAGQMSRVDSARIAARKALDAAAELKLAAPMTKGSVVASDAFFPFADGMLACIEAGATAVIQPGGSVRDDEVIKAADEAGIAMVFTGTRHFRH; encoded by the coding sequence ATGACCGATCTTCCGCGCCGCGTGACCCGCGCTCTATTGTCCGTTTCCGACAAGTCGGGGCTGATCGATTTCGCCCGCGCGCTGGCCGGCCACGGCGTCGAACTGGTTTCGACCGGCGGCACCGCCAAGGCGATCGCGGCGGCCGGGCTGCCGGTCAAGGACGTCTCCGAGATCACCGGCTTTCCCGAAATGATGGACGGCCGCGTCAAGACGCTGCACCCGAAGGTGCATGGCGGCCTGCTGGCGGTCCGCGATAATGACGAGCACAAGCAGGCGATGGCCGCGCACGGCATCGCCCAGATCGATCTCCTGGTGGTCAATCTGTATCCGTTCGAGGCAACCGTCGACAAAGGCGGCTCCTACGAGGACTGCATCGAGAACATCGACATCGGCGGCCCGGCGATGATCCGCGCCGCGGCGAAGAACCACGACGACGTCGCGGTGATCGTCGAATCCTCCGACTATCAGACGGTGCTCGACGAACTCGCGGCGAACGACGGCGCCACCTCGCACGGCTTGCGCAAGCGCCTCGCCGCCAAGGCCTATGCCCGTACCGCAACCTATGACGCCGCGATCTCCAACTGGTTCGCGCAGCAATTGAAGACCGACGCGCCGGATTTCCGCGCCGTCGGCGGCCGGCTGATCCAGAGCCTGCGCTACGGCGAGAACCCGCATCAGAATGCGGCGTTCTACGCCACGCCGGAGAAGCGCCCGGGCGTCGCCACCGCGCGGCAGGTGCAGGGCAAGGAACTGTCCTACAACAACATCAACGACACCGACGCCGCCTATGAATGCGTCGGCGAATTCGACGCCAAGCGCACCGCGGCCTGCGTCATCGTCAAGCACGCCAATCCCTGCGGCGTCGCCGAAGGCTCGAGCCTGCTCGACGCCTATCGCAAGGCGCTGGCCTGCGATTCGACGTCGGCTTTCGGCGGCATCGTCGCGCTGAACCGCACGCTCGACGCCGAAGCCGCGCGCGCGATCGTCGAGATCTTCACCGAAGTGATCATCGCGCCCGAGGCGACCGAGGAAGCGATCGCGATCGTCGCGGCGAAGAAGAATCTGCGGCTGCTGCTGGCCGGCAGCCTGCCGAATCCGCGCGCCGCCGGCCTGACCTACAAGAGCGTATCCGGCGGGCTGCTGGTGCAGTCGCGTGACAATGCCGTGGTCGACGACATGGCGCTGAAGGCGGTGACCAAACGGCAGCCGACCGAGGCCGAGCTGCGCGACCTGAAATTCGCATTTCGCGTCGCCAAGCACGTCAAGTCCAACACCATCATCTACGCCAAGGATCTCGCCACCGTCGGCATCGGCGCCGGCCAGATGAGCCGTGTCGATTCCGCCCGCATCGCCGCGCGAAAAGCGCTGGATGCCGCCGCCGAGCTGAAGCTGGCCGCGCCGATGACCAAGGGGTCGGTGGTGGCCTCGGACGCGTTCTTCCCGTTCGCCGACGGCATGCTGGCCTGCATCGAAGCCGGCGCCACCGCGGTGATCCAGCCCGGCGGCTCGGTGCGCGACGACGAAGTGATCAAGGCCGCCGACGAAGCCGGCATCGCCATGGTGTTCACCGGGACCAGGCATTTCCGGCACTGA
- a CDS encoding heparinase II/III family protein — translation MSPAHRRRISSLIVGRFARNMVARASGGSAALSRLWPGRTDRLIIAPHDLRTADATRAAEIYAGRFVFAGKIVTCHGRSIFDLEPPSDDWEAALFGFGWLRHLRAADTAITRANARSLVDDWLGNMARNRTVGRRPDVMARRVISLLSQAPLVLGDTDGKFYRRYLRGLTREIRALRYALLDVPDGVARLQVMIALCYAALCLANQARNIRAATKRLSDELQRQILPDGGHFSRNPGALIELLIDLLPLRQTFAARNIAPPPALLNAIDRMMPMLRFFRHGDGNIALFNGMSGTPSDLLATLLAYDDSHGIPMPSMPHSGYQRIDAGSTLVIVDAGLPPPPNVSQDAHAGCLSFELSSGQCRIVTNCGMPGTNRESWRGFARSTAAHSTVTCHDTSSCAFVERSAMKRLLQGAPIVSGPTRVDNRREAVANGVLLTTSHDGYRDKFGVIHQRVIMVKHDGSRVDGEDTLSPAQGGRHRAGQADYAVRFHLHPSIKASRLGDAHGVMLVLPNREVWTFEALDDKVDLEDSVFLAGNDGPRRTTQIVIRQNSIEAPNIRWSFIRSNTSPQQTSARRAARREPELPL, via the coding sequence GTGTCACCCGCCCACCGCAGACGGATATCGAGCCTGATCGTGGGCCGCTTCGCGCGGAACATGGTGGCGCGCGCATCCGGCGGATCGGCGGCGCTGTCCCGGCTGTGGCCAGGCCGCACCGACCGGCTGATCATCGCCCCGCACGATCTGCGCACCGCCGACGCCACCCGGGCCGCCGAAATCTATGCCGGCCGCTTCGTGTTCGCCGGCAAGATCGTCACCTGTCACGGCCGCTCGATCTTCGATCTGGAGCCGCCGTCGGACGATTGGGAAGCCGCTTTGTTCGGCTTCGGCTGGCTGCGCCACCTGCGCGCCGCCGACACCGCGATCACCCGCGCCAACGCCCGCTCGCTGGTCGACGACTGGCTCGGCAACATGGCGCGCAACCGCACCGTCGGCCGCCGCCCGGACGTGATGGCGCGGCGGGTGATTTCGCTGCTGTCGCAGGCGCCGCTGGTGCTCGGCGACACCGACGGCAAATTCTATCGCCGCTATCTGCGCGGCCTGACCCGCGAGATCCGCGCGCTGCGCTACGCGCTGCTCGACGTGCCGGACGGCGTCGCGCGGCTGCAGGTGATGATCGCGCTGTGCTACGCCGCGCTCTGCCTCGCCAATCAGGCGCGCAACATCCGCGCCGCGACCAAGCGGCTGTCCGACGAATTGCAGCGCCAGATCCTGCCGGACGGCGGGCACTTCTCGCGCAATCCCGGTGCGCTGATCGAACTCCTGATCGACCTCTTGCCGCTGCGCCAGACCTTCGCGGCGCGCAATATCGCGCCGCCGCCGGCGCTGCTGAACGCGATCGACCGGATGATGCCGATGCTGCGGTTCTTCCGTCACGGCGACGGCAACATCGCGCTGTTCAACGGCATGAGCGGCACGCCGTCGGATCTGCTGGCGACGCTGCTCGCCTATGACGACAGCCACGGCATTCCGATGCCGAGCATGCCGCATTCCGGCTATCAGCGGATCGACGCAGGTTCGACGCTGGTGATCGTCGACGCCGGCCTGCCGCCGCCGCCGAATGTCAGCCAGGACGCCCATGCCGGCTGCCTGTCGTTCGAGCTGTCGTCGGGGCAATGCCGGATCGTCACCAATTGCGGGATGCCGGGCACCAATCGCGAGAGCTGGCGCGGCTTCGCGCGCTCGACCGCGGCGCATTCCACCGTCACCTGCCACGACACCTCGTCCTGCGCCTTCGTCGAGCGCTCGGCGATGAAGCGCCTGCTGCAGGGTGCGCCGATCGTCAGCGGCCCGACGCGGGTCGACAATCGCCGCGAAGCGGTCGCCAATGGCGTGCTGCTGACCACGTCGCACGACGGCTATCGCGACAAGTTCGGGGTGATCCATCAGCGCGTCATCATGGTGAAGCACGACGGCTCCAGGGTCGACGGCGAGGATACGCTCTCGCCGGCGCAGGGCGGCCGCCATCGCGCCGGGCAGGCCGACTACGCGGTGCGCTTCCATCTGCACCCGTCGATCAAGGCGAGCCGGCTCGGCGACGCGCATGGCGTGATGCTGGTGCTGCCCAATCGCGAGGTCTGGACCTTCGAGGCGCTCGACGACAAGGTCGATCTCGAAGACAGCGTCTTCCTCGCCGGCAATGACGGGCCGCGCCGCACCACCCAGATCGTGATCCGGCAGAATTCGATCGAGGCGCCGAACATCCGCTGGAGCTTCATCCGCTCCAACACGTCGCCGCAGCAGACTTCCGCCCGCCGCGCCGCCCGCCGCGAGCCGGAATTGCCGCTGTAG
- a CDS encoding RsmB/NOP family class I SAM-dependent RNA methyltransferase: protein MPAPRFAQPSEVPGLAARRIAADILDGVLQKRRMLDDQLEGPAAHPGLKTLPDRDRALMRRLVATILRRLGTLEHLLARMLDRGVPTDAPRAKSALLIGAAQILWMDVPDHAAVDLSVRLVQSDRRAAKYAGLVNAVLRRCAREGHPLIDDVAGQALDVPAWLMARWRAHYGDDAAKAIALAISHEPSLDITVKSDSEHWAGRLYGEMLPTGTVRTLLQGSVKMLPGFEDGQWWVQDAAAALPARLFGDLAGKSVADLCAAPGGKTAQLAQAGARVSAIDRSPARVARLRENLTRLSLEAETSVADATEWRSDAPGSFDGVLVDAPCASTGTIRRHPDVAWLKQESDIGALSAVQGRLLHKAVALLKPGGTLVYCTCSLEPEEGEQVVGALLEAEPGMRRVPVDPAEVAGLAEIVTAEGDLRTLPSHLPHADPRLAGFDGFYAARLTKSL from the coding sequence ATGCCTGCTCCAAGATTCGCACAGCCGTCGGAGGTGCCCGGATTGGCAGCGCGCCGGATCGCCGCCGACATCCTCGACGGCGTCCTGCAGAAGCGCCGGATGCTCGACGACCAGCTCGAAGGCCCCGCCGCGCATCCCGGACTCAAGACGTTGCCGGATCGCGACCGCGCGCTGATGCGCCGGCTGGTGGCGACGATTCTGCGCCGACTCGGCACGCTCGAACATCTGCTGGCGCGGATGCTCGATCGCGGGGTGCCGACCGACGCGCCGCGCGCCAAGAGCGCGCTGCTGATCGGCGCCGCGCAGATTCTCTGGATGGACGTGCCGGATCATGCCGCCGTCGATCTGTCGGTGCGGCTGGTACAATCCGACCGTCGTGCTGCGAAATATGCCGGCCTCGTCAACGCGGTGCTGCGGCGCTGCGCGCGCGAAGGCCACCCTTTGATCGACGACGTCGCCGGCCAGGCGCTCGACGTGCCGGCGTGGCTGATGGCGCGGTGGCGCGCCCATTACGGCGACGACGCCGCCAAGGCGATCGCGCTCGCGATCAGCCACGAGCCGTCGCTCGATATCACGGTGAAATCAGATTCGGAGCATTGGGCCGGGCGGCTGTATGGCGAAATGCTGCCGACCGGCACGGTGCGGACGCTGTTGCAGGGCTCGGTGAAGATGCTGCCGGGCTTCGAAGACGGGCAATGGTGGGTGCAGGACGCCGCCGCCGCCTTGCCGGCGCGGCTGTTCGGCGATCTCGCCGGCAAATCGGTGGCCGACCTCTGCGCTGCGCCCGGCGGCAAGACCGCCCAATTGGCGCAGGCCGGCGCGCGGGTCAGCGCGATCGACCGCTCGCCTGCGCGGGTCGCGCGGTTGCGGGAAAATCTGACGCGGCTGTCGCTCGAGGCGGAGACCAGCGTCGCCGACGCCACCGAATGGCGCAGCGATGCGCCCGGCAGTTTCGACGGCGTGCTGGTCGACGCGCCCTGCGCCTCGACCGGCACCATCCGCCGCCATCCCGACGTCGCCTGGCTGAAGCAGGAGAGCGACATCGGCGCGCTGTCGGCGGTGCAGGGCCGGCTGCTGCACAAGGCGGTCGCGCTGCTCAAGCCCGGCGGCACCTTGGTCTATTGCACCTGTTCGCTGGAGCCCGAGGAGGGTGAGCAGGTGGTCGGCGCGCTGCTGGAGGCCGAGCCCGGGATGCGGCGGGTCCCGGTGGACCCCGCCGAGGTCGCCGGCCTGGCCGAGATCGTGACCGCCGAGGGCGATCTGCGGACGCTGCCGTCGCATCTGCCCCATGCCGATCCGAGGCTCGCGGGGTTCGACGGCTTTTACGCCGCGCGTCTGACGAAGTCCCTGTAA
- a CDS encoding DUF1674 domain-containing protein: MTKSDLQTGTAAPAGTPRRELPEAAKRALAEAEARRVEAAQHTAARAKEYQGPKGPEPTRYGDWEVKGIASDF; this comes from the coding sequence ATGACGAAATCCGATCTGCAGACCGGGACGGCGGCGCCGGCCGGAACGCCGCGCAGGGAACTTCCCGAAGCGGCGAAGCGTGCGCTGGCCGAAGCCGAAGCGCGACGCGTCGAAGCCGCACAACACACCGCGGCGCGTGCAAAGGAGTATCAGGGTCCGAAAGGCCCCGAACCGACCCGCTACGGCGACTGGGAAGTCAAAGGCATCGCGTCGGATTTCTGA
- a CDS encoding thermonuclease family protein yields MSPRLRTNPARIARLPWRGRLRSIWPWVFVLGVAAGTMLPARHWVQWPWSTTDSQAIRNDSETVWRRAGNPSVRHPVDVLYTIDGDTFEARVHLWPGTDLATRVRLRGIDAPELKAQCAQELRLAEAAADALRDMLRQGEVAIYNIGPDKYKGRVVADVATKRTPNVSAALLEAGYARAYGSGRREGWCGGR; encoded by the coding sequence ATGTCCCCACGATTGAGAACGAACCCGGCACGGATCGCGCGACTGCCCTGGCGGGGGCGGCTGAGGTCGATCTGGCCGTGGGTGTTCGTGCTCGGCGTCGCGGCGGGGACGATGCTGCCGGCGCGGCACTGGGTGCAGTGGCCGTGGTCGACGACCGATTCGCAGGCGATCAGGAACGACAGCGAGACGGTGTGGCGGCGCGCCGGAAATCCTAGCGTACGGCACCCGGTCGACGTGTTGTACACGATCGACGGCGACACGTTCGAGGCGCGGGTGCATCTGTGGCCGGGAACGGACCTCGCGACCCGCGTCCGGCTGCGCGGCATCGACGCGCCTGAACTCAAGGCGCAATGCGCGCAGGAGCTGAGGCTGGCCGAGGCCGCGGCCGACGCGCTGCGCGACATGCTGCGGCAGGGCGAGGTGGCGATCTACAATATCGGCCCCGACAAATATAAGGGCCGCGTCGTCGCCGACGTCGCCACCAAGCGCACGCCCAATGTCTCCGCCGCGCTGCTCGAAGCCGGCTACGCCCGGGCTTACGGCAGCGGGCGTCGCGAGGGCTGGTGCGGCGGGCGGTGA